TGTTTGGCGTTGCGATGCTGGCGATCGCACTCAAGATGATCTTTGCTCGATAAGCTAACAATTATGCTTTCACAGCGACCACCTGCACGACTGCGCTACGCCCCCGATGAAATAACCCTTCCTGGATATCTCGCTCCAGTTCAACAGCATGCTTGAACTCCAATCCTTTCAGTTCTTGCTGGAGGGTTGCCAGTTCCATTGTCAATTCAGCAGTGGGCGGTCCCCCTGTTTTGAATGCCAGTTGACGGGGCGTGTAGGCTTCTAGCACAAACACCCCAACCGATCTCAGTCCAGTCACCACTTGCCGATGGACATGAGCGCGGATGGTGGGTGGCAAGTGGCAGAAGATCGAGACGATCGCATCCCAGTCATCAGGTTGAATGGGGAACTCAGCCAGATCTGCCACGACTGTTTCGATCGCTACAGAACGCTCTGCTGCAAGTTTTTGAGCTTTCTCCAATCCGATAGGAGAGGCATCAACGGCTGTAACCTGACATCCTTGCTGTGCCAGATACACCCCATTCCTGCCTTCCCCATCTGCCAGACAGAGAACCCGCCCTTTGGGAATTTGCTGAACCACTGACACTAGAAAATCATTTGGGCTCTTGCCATACACATACTCAGAGGATGTTTTAAAAGTCTTTCAGGGTGTGTTTCACCACCCTAGCTACCTAGAAGCTAATACGAGAGAATCAGGGTTCCAGGGTTTGCGATCGCGCCTCTGAGTTGTATTTGAGGCTAAAGCCTACCCTTTTAAAACATCCTCTCAGCTTGGCTGTATCGTTCATTCCACATAGGTTACGTTGCGAATTGGGATAACGAGATGACGAGTCGTATTTATTAACACCAGGATTGCTCATCAGGAGGATTGTGCAGCAATTCTCGAATATTCGCTTCGATGACCCGGTAGCCCACATTGCCGTTGAGCCGTTGCCGTCCCTCATTAAAAAATCAACGTGGGGCTGACAGACACCGTATGCTCCTTCACCAAGTCAAGGTCTTTAGAGAGTTGAGCGTATGCCTCACCAGTATCAATCTGCTCCTGAATCGCGGCGATCGGCAGTCCAAGCTCTTTGGCAATGCCAAATTGTACCTTGCGGTCAGAAACATTCGCCAGTTTTGTTAAAAAACGCCTCCCGAAAGGCCCAGGTTGCTTTTTCAAACACTTTCTCTGCTTTTGGAACGATACCCTTCATCTCCAGTAGTTGAATGGCATGGAGAAACAAATGACAGGATGACGAGGAGGGTGGTATCACATCAGTCCAGATATCGGGATGAACGGTGATGTGATCAAACTTTTTCACGACTGCGTGAACGTGGTCACTATAGCCTTGGAAGCCACCCTTATCGCGCCAACGATTCTCCAGCTTTTCACGGGCATCGCCAAAGACCGGGACGAAATGTGGCGCGATCGCAATCTTGTCTT
Above is a genomic segment from Neosynechococcus sphagnicola sy1 containing:
- a CDS encoding SAM-dependent methyltransferase, which encodes MSVVQQIPKGRVLCLADGEGRNGVYLAQQGCQVTAVDASPIGLEKAQKLAAERSVAIETVVADLAEFPIQPDDWDAIVSIFCHLPPTIRAHVHRQVVTGLRSVGVFVLEAYTPRQLAFKTGGPPTAELTMELATLQQELKGLEFKHAVELERDIQEGLFHRGRSAVVQVVAVKA